The following nucleotide sequence is from Salvia miltiorrhiza cultivar Shanhuang (shh) chromosome 7, IMPLAD_Smil_shh, whole genome shotgun sequence.
actatttggttatacaaatgacactgcgtataaatgacactataacattgtaaatgtcactgtgtataattgacattattcgattatacaaatgacactaaccgTGTAAATATCACTATTCGGTTATAAAAATGACACTGAGTATAATTGGCGTTATatagttatacaaatgacattataacattttaaaatgtcatagtgtcatttgtataaccgattaaaatgtcatttacaatgttatatcGTCATTTATAcacagtgttatttatataaccgaataatgtcaactatacacagtgtcatttgtataactaaaTATTATCAATTATATGCAgcgtcatttgtataaccaaatagtgtcatttatacggtTTGGGTCAGGGTgcaacccggttgtacggtaaaaccgattgtacccaagttttaattttgtgtttaaaataatactctatctattcataaaaaatagttattttttaccattttgaaatgtccataaaaattacttcattttcatttttagaaactatatactccctccgtccaccaaaaatatgccacatccatttttagtagtagggtccacaccatttcactcacatttaaagtgggacccttactccactaccaacttcactcacattttattaaaacccgtgccaaaagtaaagtgacatattttttgtggacggagggagtatcacgTAGTGAGCcatattctccactcacaaaaTAATCAATTATCATTAGAATAATTATATTCATAGCCACCATTTTACTCACCGTAGCcccatatttaaaataataataataataataataataataataataataataataataataataataataataataataataacaataataaattattataaatttactattttaccctgtAACCAATAGCCCCAAATTAAATATCTTTATCCATAGCCTCaaacaatataatttttatttcttcatAATTCATTTTTAGAATCGTGAAAATTCTGGTGCACGTTTACTTCACATTCGGTTTGCAGAAGAGTTAGACTTGATTCACTTCAAGGTGCCTTCACCATGAAAGTCAATTTACATTCAACTAGGGATgacaacgggccggatctggaccggatctcatCAATACCAGATTCAGACCCATTTTTATctatcagatccagatccgtggatctaaaaaatttggattcagatccagatccatcaGATCCACGGATCCGCAGGTTCAGATCCATGGAtcgactatttttaaattaaattaaaaaaaattcataaaatcaacaacatctaattttcaTAATGAAAAATATTGCACAATTCATGCAATACAAAGTCTCCACATAGGAAATCAAgtcatcaaaaattcaaaataaacaaatttcaATGCATGAGTTTACGAGAACAAGTATTTCAAAATCCAAATTACATTTCCTAAGAATAAAAGTCTATCATCCATAGCACAGCTACTTTCAACATCATCgacattctaaaaaaataaagaaaaaaaatatttagagcAAAATAAACTCATTTCGATAATAGAAGTTTAAAAATTTgagaaatttatatattttctcaaaTGCACATTAACAGTCAAATTAATGTCTTGTATAGATATCGAATGAGATTCTAGGGAATACTAGGGCACATATGTATGACAGCTAGTTAGTGGATAAGAAttttagggggtgtattcgttcaggatttttatagatttctgcagacttttaaaatccgagtgtattagttcaagacttttaaaagtcttttaaaatctgggtgtattagttcaagacttttaaaagtctagtGAAAATCTGGAGTGTATTCGTTAATCTACGGACTTTTAagttggaatgactttcataGATTTCGTTCAAAAAATAGGCATCAACAAATCCGAACAAACAccacgagaattcacaaatctgCCAAAATCACGCGCTCGCTGGGTTCCAGTGCCCGCGGCAAAGAAGCCAGCGGCCGCTAGACCCAGCGCTGGAGCCTGACgaagccagcggtcgctggcaTGCAGCGCGTGCCGCGATCGGAcaagccagcggtcgctggcaTGCAGCGCTCGCTGGGCTCCGCCCGCGGACAAGCCAGCACTCGCTGGTGTTGCGCGATCGCTGGGCTCCCTTGCCCCGGACAAGCCAACGCTCGCTGGGCCCTAGCGGTCGCTGGGCCCAGCTAATTCTTTATAAATAATAGTCTCAGCCGTCAGTTTTCTTCTTCACACAAAATTTGAACCAGACtcgaaaaaaatagaattttaggGTTCTGCATTAACTATTAGCAATGTATTCTCTCATAAATCttgtatctttatattattTTGGTATTCAATTTTTCTATTGCATAAACCTTGTATCTTTATAATTTGTTAGCAGCtatattttgtttttctattgcatgtgagttgattacagtttttgttatttttatttatactttcttttattcattgttatagtactatatacgtatatatattttgtgtcTAGTAATATTATCATGGGAGATTCTCAACAACAAGACACGAAAAAGAGGGCAATCTATGAACCGTGGACTAAGGAACAAAGCGATGTATTGTTAGAAATTTTGGTTGAGTCTGCAAAACGGGGATGGCGTGATAATAGTGGTATATTTAGCAAAGCTACTGTTGAAGAAAGAATACTACCTGTTCTTAATCAAAGACTTCAGTGTAATAAGACTTATAACCACTACCTAAGCCGTATCAAATGGTTTAAGACCCGTTGGACTGCTTATTCAACACTCATGAAGTTTAACTCTGGTTTTGGCTATGACAACAACGCTAAAAAGTTCACGGCCCCGGATGAAGTTTGGGATGCATACTATCAGGTAAACTTGTTAGGAATTATACTTTTAAAAcaatgttatttaaataatttagttaattaataaatatattctttATTATATTAGGCTCACCCAAAAGATGCATACTTGCGCCATGGGAATTGTCCGGATTATGAAGACTTGGAAATTGCTGTTGGAAACGGTGTGGCGGTAGGGAAAAACTCAATTGGATTGGGTAGTGCTACTAATGCTAGGACATTAGGAGCTGATGAAAATAGAGTTCCGCACATAGAGGAGTTGAATTATGATGCTGAAACTGAGGCGTTTGTAGGACTTACTCAAGACGATCCGCCATCATCTAGTTCCAAATCACCTTTGGTATTTCCTGAAGTGTCTGTGGAATCCACTCAGAGAGGAGCTCCCGCCAAAAGAAGTAGAGGCCAATTTGAGATAAATGCTGGTCACACTGAAAATAGTTCGCATCAGGAATTCATggcagaaattaaaaaaaaaaaacactaccACAATTGATGGAGTTCAAAGCCTCTTGGTGAAACGAGATACATATCTAGAGAAGAAAGAAAGGGAAAAAACTTATACAACTTGGGATGCTATCAAAGAAATCCTAGATTTGACTAAAGACGTTCGCAACAAAGCATTTGACTTGCTTGATACCAAGTCCAAAAAAGATGAATTTTTGAGAATGACTGTTGATGAACGTAAAAGTTGGATAACTTACAAGATTAGAGATTAGGGAATAgtgatgtttttttttatacCATCTTTATATGAGTATATTGTTTTGTTGGTTTTTTGTTTTAAgactttattttcttcattaatgaataagtattttttttttttgcatttttagtCAAttgcttttattattatttcaattattatttcattGTTTATATTGCAGCATGAATTATGAagataaaattgaagatgaaattAAAGATGAAATGGAAGATGAACTTGATGATGAAATTGACACAGAAATGGAGCTTGAATTTTGTGATCAAGTTAGGCTTTTGATGGAGGCAACTAAGGCAATTATCATTTTATTGGGAAATATTATGGCGATGCCTCCGACCATTGACAACTCTTTGATGCGATGACCAAAAACTAGGGAAGGATTCCATTTTGTAAGTAATATGCTCGATGGAGATCCAAACAGTTTTCGTGTCACGATCGagcctaattaaggataattaagtcgggaaaatcgtgactaagggagggagattagaagcggggtagaaaggggaataatcaaacaagtaAGGATAGTATTTAATCGTTGTTAgcaaaagaaatatttataatataacgaaGGTTTAGTCATATTGACTCAaataaactagtaagttcggataattccgacttagccaaaataacgtAATACTTccgagtacgcagcggaataaggttctgattacatgtatgaagacatgtatccccagagttcattaatacataaggataagacaaaagactccgctcgtcacttcatcaccaccaccagctgctcaacctgcacatttagaaatatatgcagggctgagtacaaaagtactcagtgggcacgtatgcctaagtataaaaatacatgcttcaaaactgtaaattgtcatgccatcataaacagtacaacaagggagtttttcgctaaaaaggcccaagcttactaaattcatttgtgattcttaaagttcgactgatcagtctaagtttctcttataatctatcatatctgaagctgtgtgccggagaggtggccacctctcacggacacttgatcggccaacccgctcgatgactcacggtcactggtgtacactagccctggcaggatagctatcaattGCTCAGGACCCGAGttcgattacataacttggcaaagccacatcagatagatatcatactgaaattgaaacattttatggcaagacaatacttgaaataactttcagttcaaggattttgcaatgaaataactgttcaactGTAATttgaaactcatttgatatatatgaaagtaatgcccacctgatagcaactcTTGCCGTGGTATAGCGGCTCTTAATCTAGTTATTGCTCTCGctgcttgacctttattgcgagaaattaaataagatatttgctcgagcagaattctcaaataatgagaatgcgaaattaaatatgcatgactctcttatgcatgatttattaatCTGGGATAATAGTCGAAGAATTCTACTATAAACCCCAACTATCGAATTGATTAAGCAAAATAACTAACTGAAGTTGGTTTCGTACGATCGGATAAATAACTATGACTAACCTGTTCGTCTTAGGGTGTTCTCACTTACATGATGATTAAAAGATCTCGCTCTATTTAAtcgattaaaagaaaaatagcccaatCGGCTCATTCGCTTAGTAATCTCGTAAGAGTTAATCGTAATTGGGCAGCTGCGTCTAATTAGCCGAGCTGAACAAGTATGAATTGAAGTGATAATATaagtcaaataattaaaaggctcaacataatacAGCCTAATAATTAGTTAGGAGTGCTCGGGTTAAAGTAATGCAATTGGGCTAAAATAATAATGAAGAGGTCCAAGTAATATGATAATTATCTTGGGCCCAAATGATTAAGCAAGTAAGTagttgggctcaattaaataaatagtacAGGGTCCAACTACATAAAATTCCAGCTCATAGTTTTATATCttagcccaagaatagaatgatttattttaggcttgaaattaaataaaaatcagccCAACTGACATGATACAGCAGcccaaataaatgaataatcaaaggcccagataaataaaatcagaggcccaatcagtatttaaaatcggcccaatttgaattaaaaagGGGAACCCAATTCTCAACTCTCTCACTCTCGGttatctctctccctctcaaacCAGTcgcgcctccctctctcttcccTCCTCTCGCTCAGCCTCCAGCCGGCTCCGGCGCCTTCTCATCGCCGGCACGAGCTCCTGCTGCTGTCTCTGAGAGATTTAGGGGAGGCCAtccaaatattattattaaattaaatataaaataataaataatatatattaaaataaataggtCCCGGGTCGAATCTAGGTCGGATTcggatctaaaattttaagatccagatccagatccgttttaaaaattgagatccagatccataatCCACAGATCTGGACCGGGTTCAGAATCCATTGTTATCCCTACATTCAACCATTCACCAAGTAAGaatacaattattttttaattactttggGTATCACACAAATTATAAAGCTTTATTTCCATTAGTTTCAGAATGTCCTCGCCTTTTTCATCAACAATCAATACAGAGAAGACCCACTAATCAATCTATTGCAATCAGATAGATAGAAGGATGGATTCATGAAATATAAATTCGGCACAAAAAGCAAAGTTATTAAAAAAACCGCAAATTTTAGGTTGTGACGAAGTAATGCAAAGAAGAGGCTTCAACTCTGTGAAATTGGTTGAAAATCCATTGATATACGTGCAAATGGGCGACGACTTTTTTTCATGGTGAAAGCACCTTGAAGTGAATACCTTAATTATGTCGGCGTGGTAGTGCttaatcaccatttctctgcaCCAGAATTTAAGTATTTAACACCGCGCTTAATCACGTTTCTCTGCACCAGAATTTTAAGTATTTAATTTGGGGTTATGGATTATAGGGTAAAACAGTAAatctataattatttattgttattattttaaatagggGCTATATATACTGAGTAAAACGAGGCTATGAATATaattacccttattattatgatcactattttttaagtgagactttttctccactcacagtaaaataaccatttttattaaaacttgtgctgTCCCTTACtatgatttgttttttttttgtggaccgAGGTATTAATAGAACGAatagtaaattaaatattttaccttTATAACCTCCAAAATTAAATACCtcacaaataatttaaaataattttatgaggGATGCTATTTTGTCATAATATGGGTGGCCATAATAGCTTTAAActcaatatatttaaatattttgtttaaaatattaaaaaaaaaaacacaatgttgctaattttattatttagtacacattgtaattttattttatttttgcaatttttaaatttttatattttttaaaaataaaaaattataaaaaaaatagctacaacgtgtaaaaaataaaaataattaagctattttatttttattttttgagccgaaatactatttttattttaaacgcaaaaaattaaatacattagGTTTATAAGTTTTTGCCATACTATGGCTAGCAAATAACTTTTccctaattttatatataatcaaatattacTTACTATAACctcttattttaaaatgaaaatatcaataaatgtatatattatttgGCCTATACATATTTCGCATTGCACTCTTGAGCTCAACTTGAAAACCTTGACATGAAGAAGAtattaatgaaaaaatattttgaatcgataaattgaaaagttatTAGAAGTGGAACAAATTAATCTCCATTAAGGGaagaaataaattatgattGTTCTTCACAGGGTTACAAATTGAAGTACATTGAAGTATTGAACAAATTAACAAGTCTGTAAAAGTGGGAAGCTGGACATTGAATGAGATCTTGTTTGTTCCAAGTCATCGAAACCCATGATTTAATTAGAATGGAAATCGAATTGATTACATGTAAATGCTATGAACAccaatctatactatattaaaggCAACTCCCAacttgaaatcaatttcaaaattgagtggcaattttgtagttataataaaattgagtggcaattttctttttatttcttttttctttattttttttgttttatttcttactgatattttaaaattcaactaattataaaatatttaatatgcgtATGAAATTAAAGatcaataagagctttaatttgatatatttataaaaatatttaatttgaaatgtaaaagttatttttatttaaagattaatttttttaaaaattctatctcccctctcctctctcctctctcatcttcgTTTGAATAAATCTAGTTTTTTTAGCTTATTACTTTCGCCTTTTCATATCTATTTTTAATGTTGtgaatttttctaaatttttttatgttttcaatATTCAGCTTAAATATATTCCAttaaaacaattttttattatatttatgcaTATGATAACtgaattgatatcaattttatattagtatataaatacaaaaatattttatgtgcATTGCACGaaatgcaaatgctagttatctCTCACACAAGAAAATGTGGAGGCCACATAAATGGAGGAGTAGGATCTCTATTCACACAATTTGTTGGCTTTCATTGTCGGAGAGTTGATTTGTAGAACCGGAGATACAAGTTTTACGATGCAAAATTGCTCAAATCAGCGTCGAGGCTGTGCATCTTTCAATTTTTAGGAGGCTCTATACATTTTCTTATAATTTTCTACACATGACCCCTTTTAAAATAAGGgtgaaataataaatttattagtattttaattcttttttttaatataaagaCTATAATAAGTAAAATAGGGACTATAAATAGAATTACCCTTACAATAATTTCCTTTGTAATTATCAAAGGATTCATAAGGAAAACATGAGTTTCACTCAAAAGAAAAAGTTTAACAAATTTGCACGGACCCTCCTATGCCCAATATAAGACGACAAATTATACAGTCCAAGTCCGAGAAAGCTGGCCCATACCCCGGAAAACGCAAAATCTTGCATGCGACGGGTCAAACCCGTTTTGACCCGACCCGTgtccaggggcggagccagggggggggggggcagtgGGGTCACTAGACCCCCCtggaattttgaaaatttcgcaggggtattttggtaattttacatatattaataaaaattaaaataaatatatattttatattaattttttaaaaaaaatctctgtTTCATTCCAGCCCTAGCgtgtttcttcttctttttttttgagcGCACCCTACTGAAAAGCTCGGCTGCTCCCACCTTGGCTCCGCCCCTGTTCCGCTGGCTTCGATTTTCACCGGCAACCTGTCTCTCTACCGCCGTCGACATCGCCGCGCCGCGTCGCTCACTATCTTCCACAAAGGTAAGTTCGGTAACTAATTAATTTGGTTGAAGAAAAGCTCAAATGCATCTTTAATTTGGTTTAATCATATTCGACCTCCTCCTGAATTTGAATCATATTTGGAACTTGGTGACTTTgttgtttgattaattaaatggGCCGAAGCCGCCGAATAGAATGAGAATGGCTGAATTTGAATGGTAGTTTGATTTGGGGGTAGTAGTGCAGTAGTGTTTATTATTAAGCTTTAATTTGAATAACCTCCTAATTTAGTAATGATAGTGCGCTAGTGCTTTGATTTGAATGGCGAATTTTGTTTAAGTTTCATATGTAGCAGACTAGCAGTAGTTGGGGACCTTGGGATTAAATGCTTGTTTTTCTTAGGATGTCAGATTGAATGTTTTTTAGTGTTAAGAATTCAGTTcctattttcaattatttcttttaattgattgaaaTATATGCTTTATATTGACAGGACGTAGTAAAAATGAAACGGTATTTTCATCACATACCTTCAACAAGTGTAGATGGTTCATCTTCAACGGTTAATGGTCCTACTACACATGTTGAGCCTGGAGCAACATCAGCACAAGTGAATATTGAAGTTGATCTTCAACCTGAACCATCTTCAAAAGTGGTTGATTTATTAAATCTGCCAAGTGATCCGGGACTACGACCTAACATAATGAGCTATCCTCCAAACATGATCGAGCAGGTGCGTAGAGCTTACTTATTAAAAGGTCCATGTCAACCGCGTAATCATGATTTTCCACAGAAGATAGAGGCCAATAGAAAGCGAAAATTTGTTTCAGCTTGGTTTGATGAATTCAAGATGTGGTTGGAATATAGTATTGCAAAAGATGCTGCTTTTTGCTTATATTGTTATTTGTTTTCATCGGGTAATAGCGAAAAAGGACATGATGCTTTTATATCTGGAGGGTTTAGTACTTGGCGCAAGAAAGATAGATTGAGAGATCATGTTGGAGAGGTTAATAGTGATCATAATAAATGTAGATTGGCATGTCAAGATTTGATGAATCAAGCCCAACATATTGAGGTGACACTTTCTAGAGTATCTAAACAGTCACAGATTGATTATCGCTCTAGATTAGATAGCATCAATAAAGTGTCTCCGCTATCTCCTTATGCAAGGAATGGCTTTTCGAGGACATGATGAGTCAGAAGAATCTTTGAACCAAGGCAATTTTATGGAGCTTTTGAAACTTTTGGCTTCTTGTAGCAAAGAGATATCTAATGTTGTATTGAAGAATGCTCCTGAAAATTTGAAACTTACATCACCTGACATTCAGAAAGATATCATAAATGCAATTGCAGTTGAGACTACTAGAGCTATCATTGATGATATTGGTAATGATTTTTTTGCCATATTAGTTGATGAATGTCGGGATGTGTCTGTCAAAGAGCAAATGGGTATTGTTCTACGCTATGTGAATAAAAAATGATGTGTCATTGAACGATTTATTGGTCTAGTGCATGTTAGTGACACAATTGCTACCTCACTTGAGAAGGGAATTGATTCCTTATTTTCTACTTATGGGTTGAGCATTTCTAGTTTGAGAGGTCAAGGATATGATGGTGCAAGCAACATGAGAGGTGAATTCAGTGGATTGAAAACTTTGATACTTAAGAGGAATCCTAATGcctattatgttcattgtttTGCTCATCAGCTTCAACTAACAATTGTTGCTGTTGCCAAAAAGCATATCATTGTTGGGTCTTTCTTTAATACTATCTCGCCTTTATGCAATGTGGTTGGAGGTTCATGTAAGCGCAGGGATATGCTTCGAGAGAGCCAAAGAGAGAAGATTATGGAAGGCATTGCAAGTGATGAAATTAAGACCGAAAGAGGGTTGAATCAAGAAATGGGGATGAAACGACCCGGGGACACTCGTTGGAGTTCTCATTACGGTACTCTCATCAACTTGATTCACTTATTTACTTCAGTTGTTGATGTTCTTGAGTATGTTGGGGCAAATGGTACCGATGATTCACAAAAATCTGAAGCTATGGATTTGTTAGATGTTATTAGTCGATTTGAGTTTGTCTTTGTGTTACATCTGATGAAGAAAATTTTAGGAATTACACATGATCTATCTCAAGTGCTACAAAGGAAAGAACAAGATATTGTGAATGCAATGAGACTTGTTAATGTAGCAAAAACTCGCTTGCAAGCAATGAGAGATAAAGAATGGGAGATGATGTTAACTGACATTTCTAAGTTTTGTAGTAAAAATAAGATAGAAATGATTGATATGGAAGATGAATATGCACCTCGAGGAAGAGGAAGACGTAGAGTTGAGAAAATGACAAATCTCCACCATTATCGAGTTGAGCTTTTTTATACTGTGATTGACATGCAGGCTTTAGAGTTAAATCAACGTTTTGATGAAGTCAACACAGAATTGATTTTATGCATGTCATGTTTGGATCCTAGAGACTCATTTGCTGGATTTGATATTGAAAAGCTAGTTCGACTTGCAAAGTTTTATCCGTCTGAATTTTCTGAAGTTGCTTTGTATGAACTTGAAAGTCAGCTTGAGAACTTTATTGTCGATGTGCGCATGGATGAAAAGTTCTTAGAACTATCAGGGATTGGAGATCTTGCTGAGAAGATGGTTTCTacaaggaaacatgacatttttcCATTGGTGTATTTGAAAAGTATCATTGACTCGTTGGTGTGCAGCTTGCGGGGGCTGTTCTGGATCTGGGAAGGGGATCGGTTAGATGCGGTGATCAGTGTCTTGAGCACGATATGCAGCCTGTTGGGTCGATGATAGGTAGGGCGTTGGCGTTAGTAACATTTACAAACACATGCTTTTCGATGTAAGGTACTAAGCAATCGTTCAAAAGATTGTCTCCCATACGATTGCGAAGAACACTCTTGATGATCTTCATTGCTGAAAAGGGTCTTTCAACTGTAGCAGTAGCAACTGGTAAAGTCAATGATTATTAAAtagcgattttattaaaaaagaacctaaaaagaaacccttgaaagcacagaaagcatactaagggccgggcctcattaaaaccttgctaaagaaaacccaatgggaaaaaccttagcaaggaaaaagagtacccatctacgaagaaacaagaaaaaagagACAGCCAAAAAGGCAACGAAAGGTGAAACAACttcaggaactccggcctaaccattgcCCCTAAGAAGTTTCGGACCCTTTCGCCGCCCCACAAACAGCCAAACCCAACCCAAACACAAACTAACCAGCCGAGAAAAGACGGCAAACTAAGACGGGCTAAACAACCCATCACCAACGAGTTTCGCGGAGGCGTTGGCAGTTTTGGAGGTTGCTCTCTCGGGTGGTGCTGGTTGGGGCAGCTCACGGTCTGTTGTCAAGCTCTGGGTGCGCTCGGGCTTGGGGCCGTGGAATGCGTTCTCGTTTGGTTGCAAGGCGTTGGGTTTTGCTGGGTGTCGCCCTTCGGCCTTGAGTTTTTTTGTCACCAACTGGACCGTCATTGTGGAGTTGGTGATGGGTTGTTTAGCCCGTCTTAGTTTGCCGTCTTTTCTCGACTGGTTAGTTTGTGTTTGGGTTGGGTTTGGCTGTTTGTGGGGCGGCGAAAGGGTCCGAAACTTCTTAAGGgcaatggttaggccggagttcctgaaGTTGTTTCACCTTTCGTTGTCTTTTTGGCTGTctcttttttcttgtttcttcgtagacgggtactctttttccttgctaaggtttttcccattgggttttctttagcaaggttttaatgaggcccgacccttagtctgctttctgtgctttcaagggtttctttttaggttcttttttaataaaatcgctatttaataataattgacTTTACCAGTTGCTACTGCTACAGTTGAAAGAGCATTTTCAGCGATGAAGATCATCAAGAGTGTTCTTCGCAATCGTATGGGAGACAATCTTTTGAACGATTGCTTAGTACCTTACATCGAAAAGGATGTGTTTGTAAATGTTACTAATGAAGCTATTATGCAGAGGTTTCAGAACATGAAAAACAGGAGAGAAATGTTATGATTTCTGAAAAcaattgtttattttgtttatttgacttgttatgtaatttaaatgacattatagttgtgttaatgattattatttatttttaatttttttattatttatttatttattttatttaaaaaattttggacccccctgaactcaaagtctggctccgcccctgcccATGTCAATATGTTATATAAAAtgtttaaacaaataaataccAAAGTGAGCCTTTGGTGCAATGGCCATAGCATGCCATTTCTCCTTATTGGTGGGGTTTTCGAAACCCATTAGTAGCAATTGCCATTTTTTGGTTTTCTTTTCCTATTTTCATTATGTTCTTTTtgtattttgtttctttttgcggttttgtttactttttttttttttatatgttttttttcatgttttcttgattatttttttgttttttctttgaattttttttatatattttttgttttgctttttaGCATTTctttttactgtttttcttttgcata
It contains:
- the LOC130994179 gene encoding uncharacterized protein At2g29880-like, with amino-acid sequence MGDSQQQDTKKRAIYEPWTKEQSDVLLEILVESAKRGWRDNSGIFSKATVEERILPVLNQRLQCNKTYNHYLSRIKWFKTRWTAYSTLMKFNSGFGYDNNAKKFTAPDEVWDAYYQAHPKDAYLRHGNCPDYEDLEIAVGNGVAVGKNSIGLGSATNARTLGADENRVPHIEELNYDAETEAFVGLTQDDPPSSSSKSPLVFPEVMNYEDKIEDEIKDEMEDELDDEIDTEMELEFCDQVRLLMEATKAIIILLGNIMAMPPTIDNSLMR
- the LOC130994180 gene encoding uncharacterized protein LOC130994180, with the translated sequence MKRYFHHIPSTSVDGSSSTVNGPTTHVEPGATSAQVNIEVDLQPEPSSKVVDLLNLPSDPGLRPNIMSYPPNMIEQIASIKCLRYLLMQGMAFRGHDESEESLNQGNFMELLKLLASCSKEISNVVLKNAPENLKLTSPDIQKDIINAIAVETTRAIIDDIGNDFFAILVDECRDVSVKEQMVHVSDTIATSLEKGIDSLFSTYGLSISSLRGQGYDGASNMRGEFSGLKTLILKRNPNAYYVHCFAHQLQLTIVAVAKKHIIVGSFFNTISPLCNVVGGSCKRRDMLRESQREKIMEGIASDEIKTERGLNQEMGMKRPGDTRWSSHYGTLINLIHLFTSVVDVLEYVGANGTDDSQKSEAMDLLDVISRFEFVFVLHLMKKILGITHDLSQVLQRKEQDIVNAMRLVNVAKTRLQAMRDKEWEMMLTDISKFCSKNKIEMIDMEDEYAPRGRGRRRVEKMTNLHHYRVELFYTVIDMQALELNQRFDEVNTELILCMSCLDPRDSFAGFDIEKLVRLAKFYPSEFSEVALYELESQLENFIVDVRMDEKFLELSGIGDLAEKMLAGAVLDLGRGSVRCGDQCLEHDMQPVGSMIGTKQSFKRLSPIRLRRTLLMIFIAEKGLSTVAVATVATATVERAFSAMKIIKSVLRNRMGDNLLNDCLVPYIEKDVFVNVTNEAIMQRFQNMKNRREML